The Elaeis guineensis isolate ETL-2024a unplaced genomic scaffold, EG11 Super_Scaffold_1000181, whole genome shotgun sequence genome has a segment encoding these proteins:
- the LOC140854575 gene encoding ATP synthase subunit 9, mitochondrial, which translates to MLEGAKSIGAGAATIALAGAAVGIGNVFSSLIHSVARNPSLAKQLFGYAILGFALTEAIALFALMMAFLISFVF; encoded by the coding sequence ATGTTAGAAGGAGCAAAATCAATAGGTGCAGGAGCTGCTACAATTGCTTTAGCGGGAGCTGCAGTCGGGATTGGAAACGTTTTTAGTTCGTTAATCCATTCCGTGGCACGAAATCCGTCATTAGCTAAACAATTGTTTGGTTATGCCATTTTGGGCTTTGCTCTAACCGAAGCGATTGCCCTCTTTGCTCTAATGATGGCCTTTTTGATCTCATTCGTATTTTAA